In Pseudomonas fluorescens, one genomic interval encodes:
- a CDS encoding substrate-binding periplasmic protein — MARRWLALVFLTLLGTVASAQETAHAPSVIHLASEDWEDYTAADGHGLGWDVLRKVFEPAGVKLDIRSEPYTRSVGLAQRGEVDACVGSYHEEFSDLLYPRWNFDTDHIYALGLASNPAPTPETLGQYRLAWVRGYDYQNYLPGVRNFNEVVRRTGILSMLTHNRADYYIDALTEIDYVLGRAREPTQFRKTHIAELPLYLCFANTPQARMLMAVFDRRMEQLVKSGELKPIFEQWKQPYPFEPN, encoded by the coding sequence ATGGCTCGACGCTGGCTGGCGCTGGTGTTTCTGACTTTGCTGGGCACTGTCGCCAGTGCGCAGGAAACCGCGCACGCGCCGTCGGTCATCCATCTGGCCAGCGAAGACTGGGAAGACTACACCGCCGCCGACGGCCACGGCCTGGGCTGGGACGTGCTGCGCAAGGTGTTCGAACCGGCGGGAGTGAAACTCGACATTCGCAGCGAACCGTACACTCGTTCAGTTGGGCTGGCCCAGCGTGGCGAGGTCGATGCTTGTGTCGGTTCTTATCATGAAGAATTCAGCGACCTGCTCTATCCGCGCTGGAATTTCGACACCGACCACATCTACGCCCTGGGCCTGGCGAGTAATCCAGCACCGACCCCGGAAACCCTCGGTCAATATCGGCTGGCCTGGGTTCGTGGTTACGACTATCAGAATTATCTACCCGGCGTGCGCAACTTCAACGAGGTCGTGCGACGTACCGGGATCCTCTCGATGCTCACCCACAACCGCGCCGACTATTACATCGATGCTTTGACCGAAATCGATTACGTGCTTGGCCGGGCCAGGGAACCGACGCAGTTTCGCAAGACGCATATCGCCGAACTGCCGCTGTACCTGTGCTTCGCCAACACACCGCAAGCGCGCATGTTGATGGCAGTGTTCGACCGGCGCATGGAGCAGTTGGTCAAGAGCGGCGAGCTGAAGCCAATTTTCGAACAGTGGAAGCAGCCGTATCCGTTCGAGCCGAACTGA
- a CDS encoding phosphatidylglycerophosphatase A family protein — MTDHPKQVPAEFVPPSVWRNPWHFLAFGFGSGTLPKAPGTWGSLVALPFIPLWQMLPDWGYWLMLGITMLFGFWLCGKVADDLRVHDHEGIVWDEMVGMWITLWLVPEGWYWLLAGFLVFRFFDILKPWPIRWIDRHVHGGVGIMLDDVLAGVFAWLAMQGLVWIFA; from the coding sequence GTGACAGATCACCCGAAACAGGTTCCGGCCGAATTCGTTCCGCCGTCGGTCTGGCGCAATCCCTGGCATTTCCTCGCGTTCGGCTTCGGCTCCGGCACCTTGCCGAAAGCGCCGGGCACGTGGGGTTCGTTAGTTGCGCTACCCTTTATCCCGTTGTGGCAGATGTTGCCCGACTGGGGTTACTGGCTGATGCTCGGAATCACCATGCTGTTCGGCTTCTGGCTGTGCGGCAAGGTCGCCGACGATCTGCGGGTCCACGACCATGAAGGCATCGTCTGGGACGAAATGGTCGGGATGTGGATCACCCTGTGGCTGGTGCCGGAGGGCTGGTACTGGTTGCTCGCGGGTTTTCTGGTGTTCCGTTTCTTCGACATTCTCAAGCCGTGGCCGATTCGCTGGATCGACCGGCATGTCCATGGCGGCGTCGGCATCATGCTCGACGACGTGCTGGCCGGCGTGTTCGCCTGGCTGGCGATGCAGGGACTGGTGTGGATTTTCGCCTGA
- the ribA gene encoding GTP cyclohydrolase II — protein MPVVFVAASKLPTPFAQFTMHGFLDEATGREHVVLSLGDFADGAPVLGRLHSECLTGDALFSQRCDCGSQLEAALKAIAREGRGVLLYLRQEGRGIGLLNKIRAYELQDGGADTVEANERLGFAADQRDYAMCLPMLEHLGVKSLRLMTNNPRKVKALTDMGIVVAERVPLHTGHNPHNKLYLATKASKLDHMMGNEHQGEVDRA, from the coding sequence GTGCCTGTCGTTTTTGTCGCCGCTTCCAAGCTGCCAACGCCTTTTGCGCAATTCACCATGCACGGTTTTCTCGATGAGGCTACCGGCCGCGAGCACGTTGTGCTGAGCCTGGGTGATTTCGCCGACGGTGCCCCGGTTCTCGGCCGGTTGCACTCCGAGTGCCTGACCGGTGATGCGCTGTTCAGCCAGCGCTGCGACTGCGGCTCGCAACTCGAAGCGGCGCTCAAGGCCATCGCCCGTGAAGGCCGTGGCGTGCTGCTGTACCTGCGTCAGGAAGGTCGCGGCATCGGTCTGCTGAACAAGATCCGCGCCTACGAGTTGCAGGACGGCGGCGCCGACACCGTTGAAGCCAACGAGCGTCTGGGCTTTGCCGCCGATCAGCGTGACTACGCCATGTGCCTGCCGATGCTCGAGCATCTGGGTGTGAAGTCGCTGCGTCTGATGACCAACAACCCGCGCAAGGTCAAAGCCCTGACCGACATGGGCATCGTCGTCGCCGAGCGCGTGCCGCTGCACACCGGCCACAACCCGCACAACAAACTGTACCTGGCGACCAAGGCCAGCAAGCTCGACCACATGATGGGCAACGAGCATCAGGGCGAGGTCGACCGCGCGTGA